From the Lathyrus oleraceus cultivar Zhongwan6 chromosome 4, CAAS_Psat_ZW6_1.0, whole genome shotgun sequence genome, one window contains:
- the LOC127076771 gene encoding protein MAIN-LIKE 2-like translates to MLLLGSFLFPEGSGSSMHIMYLPLLRDIDRIGSYSWGSACLAYLYSSLCKNCHKDTSTFSGCAVLLQAWGWSRLPSLAPVNSNPFTFPYAKKWSARGMNYSRCPRHCITQYRNLLDHLRPTDFIWRPYLNMEHEHQINPEDAAVWTTCAPIIRFTTVELHNTDRVKLQFGMVQNIPDPPASLGEWHMRKVNDQWNYNPWQTFARSECRKWKHRHDHVLTDAVMPNEVKPSRTYMAWYRSVGFQFIADDMYLYDPRQTTYTQEASTSNPQQHSQPGYSQPPIQQTFRSTNTQTYNQNMPFTQPQNQEHPPYHHQQMDHQPSTEHRFAPTPSPYQSRLTQNTNRPITYRSQQPQTSQYQNIPQPYLFQTPQQPFQPFLDPSLSPMSPFNRPGRPSMSQPHPNFSGMGHELSYAGTPSLNTEDYAELAAYLNGSSPVGGNDAPGPSDEQTPVQNRQRGLGPRVRIARGCGTGGRLGDPGHHH, encoded by the exons atgttgttactaggatcctttttatttcccgaaggtagtggttctagcatgcatattatgtacttacctttacttagagatatagatagaataggtagttatagttggggatccgcatgtctagcctatctctatagttctttgtgcaaaaactgccacaaagatacttctacattttctggatgtgctgttttgctacaagcatggggatggtcaagactaccgtctctagcaccggtcaatagcaaccccttcacttttccatatgcaaaaaa atggtcggcacgcggtatgaattacagcagatgtccgagacactgtattactcaatatcgcaacctgttggatcaccttcgaccgacagac ttcatttggcgtccataccttaatatggaacatgagcatcagatcaaccctgaagacgcagccgtatggacaacatgcgcaccgataatacggttcacaacagtggagctgcacaacaccgatcgtgtgaagctgcagtttggtatggtccagaatatcccagatcccccagctagcctaggagaatggcatatgcgcaaagtgaacgaccaatggaactacaacccttggcaaaccttcgcaagatcagagtgtcgcaagtggaagcaccgtcatgaccatgtcttaactgacgcagtcatgccaaatgaggtaaaaccaagtcgtacttatatggcttggtatagatcagttggatttcaattcatcgccgatgatatgtacctctacgacccacgccagacaacttacacacaagaagcctcaacatctaacccccagcaacattctcagcccggttactcacaaccacctatccaacaaactttccgttccacaaacacacaaacatacaaccaaaacatgccattcacccaaccccaaaaccaagaacatcccccataccaccaccaacaaatggaccatcaaccttcgaccgaacatcgcttcgcacccacaccatcaccctaccaaagtcgccttacccaaaacactaaccgccccatcacctaccgtagccaacaaccccaaacatcacaataccaaaacatcccacaaccatatctcttccaaacaccccaacaacctttccaacctttcctagacccatcattgtcacccatgtcccccttcaaccgtcctggtcgcccatccatgagtcaaccacaccccaacttctctggcatgggtcatgagctcagctacgccggtacaccatcattgaatactgaagactatgctgagttggctgcatacctcaacggatcttctcctgtaggcggtaatgacgctcctggaccatcagatgaacaaacaccggttcagaatcgtcaacgtgggttagggccaagggttaggatagctaggggatgtgggaccggaggtcggttaggtgatcccggtcatcaccattag